The genomic segment TATTCTCTACATAGTATCTCAAAATCCAACGCCAGGCTGCAGTAAAGCTCCACGGGGTCTTTCCGTCCCACCGCAGGCAATCCGCGTCTTCACGGATTTCACAATTTCGCCGGGTCCCTCGCCGAGACAGTGCCCAGGTGATTACGCCTTTCATGCGGGCCGGAACTTACCCGGCAAGGAATTTCGCTACCATAGGACCGTTAGGGTTACGGCCGCCGTTTACCAGGGCTTAAGGTAGAAGCCTCGGAGGGCAGAAACCCTCCTAACCTCCACCCTTAACCTTCTGGCACTGGGCAGGCGTCAGCCCTCATACATCCCCTTTCGGGTTGAGCGAGGACCTGTGTTTTTGATAAACAGTTCCCTGGGCCTTGTCGCTGCGACCCCCAGAAGCAGATGGCGTTTCAGCCATCCACCTCCAAGGGCACCCCTTCTCCCGAAGTTACGGGGCCAATTTGCCGAGTTCCTTAGCGAGGGTTATCCCGCGCGCCTTGGCATCCTCTGCCTGCCTACCTGTGTCGGTTTGGGGTACGGTTTCCCCTGCGACTGGCATAGAGGTTTTTCTTGGAAGGTCTTCAGGCTGGTTCGCATTGGGTTTCCCCGCTGCTCCTCGCCTGCCAGCAAGTCGCGGCTGAAAAGCCGCCGCGGGACGGATTTTCCTATCCCGCCTTGCCTACAGGCGAACACGCAAAACCAACTGCGTGACAGCCCTCCAACCTTCGTCACCCCATAGCTCATAACGCCGCAGAGGAAGGGCCGGAATATCAACCGGCTACCCATCACCTACGCCTTTCGGCCTCGGCTTAGGACCGCCTAACCTCAGGTGGACGAGCCTTCCCTGAGAACCCTTAGGCTTTCGGCGGAGGAGATTTCCACTCCTCTTTTCGCTACTCATGCCGGGATTCTCACTTCCCTGCGCTCCAGCCCCGCTTACGCTGAGCCTTCTCTGCACAGGGAACGCTCCCCTACCGAGCTTCCTAAAAGGAAGCTCCCGCAGCTTCGGTGCTCGGCTTAAGCCCCGTGAATTTTCGGCGCGGAACGACTTGCTCGGTGAGCTATTACGCACTCTTTAAAGGATGGCTGCTTCTAAGCCAACCTCCCGGCTGTCTTCGCCGTTCCACCTCCTTTACCACTTAGCCGAGACTTAGGGACCTTAGCTGGCGGTCTGGGTTGTTCCCCTCTCGCCTACGGAGCTTGTCCCCCGTAGACTCACTCCCACGGTCCGAGTTTCGGCATTCGGAGTTTGGTTGGGTTCAGTAGGCTGGCAGGCCCCTTAGCCCATCCAGTGCTCTACCTCCGAAACTCAACCCGTGAGGCTGCACCTAAATGCATTTCGGGGAGAACCAGCTATCTCCGGGCTCGATTGGCATTTCACCCACACTACCCACACCTCATCGGATAGGTTTTCACCCCTAACCCGTTCGGGCCTCCAGAGGGCTTTACCCCTCTTTCACCCTGGGCATGGGTAGATCGCCCGGTTTCGGGTCTGCTTAGTGCCACCCTGGGAGCAAAAGCCCCCATTCGCCCTATTCGGACTCGCTTTCGCTACGGCTCCGCGCCTGAAGCGCTTAACCTGAGCGACACCAAGCAACTCCCCGGCTCATTCTGCAAAAGGCACGCAGTCACCCATGACCCTCTTTAGGGCCGTAGGGCTCCTACTGCTTGTAGGCATACGGATTCAGGTTCTATTTCACTCCCCTTTCGGGGTTCTTTTCACCTTTCCCTCACGGTACTATGCGCTATCGGTGGCAAGAAGTATTTAGCCTTGGGAGGTGGTCCTCCCTGCTTCCCCCAGGGTTTCACGTGTCCCGGGGTACTCAGGCTATCCGTCGGGAAGGGACACTGCTTTTCGCCTACGGGGCTATCACCCTCTATGGCGTGCCTTTCCAGGACACTTCGGCTAAGCAGGTCCTTTGTAACTTCCCCCTGCTCCTGTGGAAGCAGGATGACGGATGCCTACAACCCCCACTGAGCAACGGCCACAGCCTTTTGCACCCAGTGGGTTTGGGCTCTTCCCCTTTCGCTCGCCGCTACTCGGGGAATCGCTGTTGCTTTCTTTTCCTCGGGCTACTAAGATGTTTCAGTTCGCCCGGTGCCCCCCGCCCTCTAACGAGGGCGGTGACGCAGGTTTCCCTGCGCCGGGTTTCCCCATTCGGAGACCTCCGGATCATCGGTTGCTCGCACCTCCCCGGAGCGTTTCGCCGCCTGCCGCGTCCTTCATCGGCTTCTTGCCCCAAGGCATCCTCCGTATGCCCTTACTAACTTGATGCCAAGGACAATCCTTTCCCTATGCAATTTTCAAAATGCAATTCCTTCCCTCTGGTGGAGACGGGCGGATTTGAACCGCCGACCTTCTGCGTGCAAAGCAGACGCTCTCCCAACTGAGCTACGTCCCCGCTGGTGGACCCTCCTGGATTCGAACCAGGGACCTCACCCTTATCAGGGGTACGCTCTAACCAGCTGAGCTAAGGGTCCCGTTTTTATATATTAGCCTACTTGCCTGCGCTTGTCAAGAAACTATTTGGCACTATTATATTATAACGGTAATTCCCTCTTCGTCAACATTAAAATTATAACGAAAATCTCCTTAAAGTCAATACGCTTGCATTGTTTCTCAATACCAATTATAATTTTAACAAACAATGTCTTGAATGTCCATGTTGAGGTTGATTTCAGGTCTCCTGTTAATCTGTGCGCTCGCTCTTTCAATCCTCGCCTACGAGCGCACTTTGAGATTGGAGAGAAAAATCTCTCTCTCCCAGCCGGGCATCACTAACCTCCTTCTGAAAAAGGACCTCCAAGATGCCCTGAAATGGATTGACAAGGGAAATAAGGAAGAGGCAAAAAAATGTGTGGAAAGAGCTCTTGATAGATTGAAGGAGGAAAACAATAAAAACTTTTGGCAGGAAATACAAACGAAAATCAACGATATTTGGAAATATATTTATAAAGGTGATAAAAAATGATAACAATTGCCGGAATAAGCACAAAAGATATTGTTTCCGGACTTTTGGTCCTCTTCCTCCTCTTCGGTAAGGTAGGAGGAAAAAGTCTTCTCTCCATTAGCACGGAACAGGAAGTTGAGCTGGGTAAGGAGGTATCGGTTGAAGTGGAAAAACGCTACGGGGTAAATCAAGACCCAAAATTCAACGACCCAGTTCAAGAAATCGGAAAAAAGATTGCGGAAGTCGCTCCACGCAAGGATGTAAAGTATGAGTTCAAAGTCCTCAATACAGACGAGGTAAACGCTATGGCCGCCCCAGGCGGTTTCATTTTCGTGAATAAAGGGTTGATAGAATATATAAACTTCGATAAAGACGCCCTCGCCTTCGCCATCGGGCACGAGGTAGGTCATGTCGTTGCAAAACACGCAGCGAAAATGATTGAAAGGGAGCTCAAAACCGATATAGCTATAGCGGTTATCAGCAAGAACGAAAGATGGTCAAAGATGCTCTCTTTAGCGAGGGATATGGTTTTCCTTGGCTATGGAAGGGATAACGAATACGAAGCTGACTATTGGGGTGTTCAACTCGCTTATAAAGCGGGATATGACCCCAAGGGAGCAGTTCGCTTCTTCCAAAAGCTCTTGAAGGATGAAAAGGGAAAACCCTCCAAACTTGCCGTTTTCTTCAGCACCCATCCACCTACAAGGGATAGACTCGAAAGAGTAGAGGCACAAATAAGGAGGTTAGAGCAAAATGCCCACAATTAAGGATGTTGCCAAGAAAGCGGGTGTATCGGTTACCGCCGTCTCCTTCGTGATAAATAATGTGCCCGTCCCTTTGAGCGAGAAGACTAAACAGAGGATTTGGGCAGCGATAAAGGAACTTGGATACTCCCCAAACAGAGCCGCCCAAAGCCTCGCCCGCAGGAGAGCGGAAACAATAGCCATCCTCTTCCTCCAACCGGTTTTAAATCTCTTCGCCGATATCCCCTATTCCCAAATACTCCTTGGCGTGGGCACAAAGATAGCGGAGAGCGGAATGAGACTTCTCTTAATTCCTCCCCTTGAGGTAAGCAGGGATTTGCCTCTGAGGAGAAAGCTACACAAGGGAGAGGCTGATGGCGCAATAGTGGCGGGACCGATTAAACAAGATGATAAGAGGATAAGGGAACTTGATGAAGGAGATTTGCCAGCGGTTGTTATCGGAAATTACAAGGATGCGAAAAAGATAAGCTGTGTAGATATAGATAACTACGCTGTGGGTTATAAGGCAGTTGATTATCTAGCGAAAATTGGTCATAAATCCATAGCCTTCCTCGGCGGTCCTCTCTATTACAGCTACGGTGAGGAACGCTTCGCGGGATATAGGAAAGCCTTGGAGGAAAACAATTTGCCTTACGATGAAGAAAATGTCTTTATCGGAGAGGTAACAACAGAGGAAGGGTATAGAGCTACGCTTGAGCTCTTACAGAGAAAGGAAAAGCCAACAGCGATATTCGCCTCAACAGGTCTTATGGGAGTTGGCGCACTACGAGCGATAAGGGATACCGGCTTGAACTTGCCCGACGATATATCCCTTATAACTCTTCAAGAGTATCCTTCCAGCTTGATGGAAATCCAGCCCACCGCCATAGTTCCACCCTTCTACAGGCTCGGTCTTTACGCCGCGATGGTTCTCTTCAAGGTGATAAATGGGGAGAGAAAAACACCAATCAAGAAGAGAATCCCCGTTCGCCTAAGGATAGGCTCCACCACAAAACCCCTCTAACCTCCAAGGAGCACTTTCCCCACATCCGCAAGAGAATCACTAATCGCTTCTACAACCCGAGATAGCAAATCCTCGCTGATGATTAAGGGCGGTTCAATGCGCATAACTTTTGGATTATTAAGCGCATAAGCCACAAGAACGCCTCTTTTTAATAAGAAAGTTATCGTTAGGAGCCCTATGTCCTCGTCGCTGAACTCCACGCCCAAGAGCAATCCCTTCCCCCTTACATCTTTTATGAGCTGGGGAAACCTGTCTTTTATTGTTTGCAACTCTCTAAGAAGATAATTGCCGAGCTCTTCCGCCCTTTGGGGAAGCTTCTCCTCCTCTATAACCTCCAACGCAGCCAGGGCAGCTGAACAAGCAAGGGGATTTCCACCAAATGTGGAAGAGTGGATTAGGGGGTTATCTTGAAAGATTTTCCAAATTTGGGAACGGGCAATCGTAGCGCCAATCGGCATAACCCCACCTCCCAATGCCTTCGCTAAACACATAATATCGGGCACAACGCCCCAGAGCTCGCAGGCGAACATCTTTCCACAACGCCCCAAACCAGTCTGGACCTCGTCCAAGATAAGAAGCGCTCCCCTCTCATCGCAAATTTTCCTCACTCTTGGGAGGAAATCGTCAGGTGGAACATTCACCCCACCTTCGCCCTGTATCGGCTCAAGTATGACAGCAGCTGTCTCCTCGTCAACCGCCTTCTCCAACGCCTCCGCATCACCGAAGGGAACCTGTTCGCAAATGGGAAGTAGGGGCTCAAACGGCTTCTTATATATATCCCTTCCCGAAACGGAGAGCGAGCCGAATGTCTTTCCGTGAAATGAGCCGAGAGCGGAGACAAATTTCTTCCTTCCAGTATACATCCTAGCGAATTTTAATCCAGCCTCAACTGCCTCTGTCCCGCTATTGGAGAAGAAAACGCATTGCAAATCTCCCGGAGTTATCTCGCTAAGCCTTTCCCCAAGCCTCGCCTGTAAGGGATTTATAAACACCTTTGAAGAAAGGGGCATAAGGTGTAGCTGCCTTTCCACTGCCTCAAGGACCTTTGGATGACGGTGACCGAGTGAAAAAACGCCATAACCTCCTAAACAATCAATGTATTCGTTTCCCTCGCTATCTTTGATTATGCAACCCTCCGCCTCCCATTCTAATTTATCAAAGCCAGCGAAGCGAAGGAGGTCGGCTAAATAGGGATTTATGTGCCTCTTATATAAGGAGAAGATTTCCTCTAAATCCTCTCTTGCCACATCCATCACCTTCCTTCCCTCAGGTAATCCCTAACAGCGATAGCGGCAATCGTTCCCTCCCCACAAGCAACGGAAATCTGTCTGACTTTCTTTGAACGCACATCCCCAACCGCATAAACTCCCTCCCTTGATGTCCGCATAGCTTCATCAGTTATTATGTACCCATTTTTATCAAGCTCAACAAATCCTCTTAAGAATTGGGTATTGGGCAGGAAACCCACATAGATGAAAACCCCGTCAACTTTTATTTCCTTTTCCTCCCTGCTTTCTCTATCTATAACCGTTATTGATTGAACGAATTCATCCCCATTTATAGCCTTTACAGTATGATTGAGGAGGAATTTCGCTTTTGGCTCATTTTTCAACCTCTCCTGAAGGATTTTCTCAGCTGGGATGTAGGGGAGAAACTCTACAAATGTTATGCTGTTCACATATTTTAAAAGCGTCTCTCCCTCCTGTAAGCCAGAGTTCCCGCACCCGATGACCGCCACATCCTTACCCTGATAGAAGGGACCATCGCAGATAGCACAATAGGAAACCCCTCTTCCCATAAATTTATCCTCGCCCGGCACATTCAATTTCTTTGGAACACTTCCAGAGGCGATTATCACGGTGTGGCTTCGGAAAGTGCCGAAATCGGTCGTTAACTTGAATATCTTTCCCTCCTGCTCAATCCTCTTCACCTCGGAGAATTCCTTTATCTCCGCCCCGAACTTCTCCGCTTGCTCCTTGAATCTCCTCATCAGCTCTACTCCACCTATGCCCTCGGGAAATCCCGGGTAGTTCTCCACCATCTCCGTGGTAGCCGGCAATCCACCGGACATAGCCTTCTCCAAAACGAGCGTTTTCAACCGCTCTCTCGCTGTATATATAGCGGAAGTGAGACCAGCTGGTCCTGCTCCTATTATAGCCACATCGTAAATATCATCTTCCATAATGATAACCTCCTTTTTTAATATAATACACAAGAAGCAAAATTTTTGCTATAATAAAGAGGTGATTTTCGTGAGATTAGGAGGTCCTGTTTTCGGAGATTATAGCGAACCCGAGGAATGGATTAACCTTCTGAGGAAATACGGCTATAGGGCTGGTTATTGCCCTGTTGATAGCTCGGCAAACGATGAGGTAGTGCGAGCTTATGAGGAAATCGCTCGGAAATCCGACATAGTCATAGCAGAGGTAGGAGCCTGGAGCAATCCCCTGAGCTCCAATGAGGAGGAACGCCGTTCAGCAATTGAATTCTGCAAACGTCAATTGGATTTAGCCGATAGGATTGGTGCCCTCTGTTGCGTTAACATCGCAGGCTCCAGAGGGCGGAAATGGGACGGTCCTTGCGAGGATGACTTTAAAGGGGAAACATTTCAAATGATAGTTGATACAATCAGGGAAATAATAGACGATGTGAAGCCGATACGCGCTTTCTACACCCTGGAAACTATGCCCTGGATGTACCCCGATTCTCCAGATGAGTATATTCGCCTGCTCAAAGCTATAGATAGAAAGCAATTTGCAGTCCATTTGGACATCGTTAATATGATAAACAGCCCAAGGCGCTACTTCTTCAACAGCGATTTCATCAAGGAATGTGTTGAGAAGCTCGGACCTTATATAAAAAGCTGTCATATTAAGGATGTCATCCTTAAAGAGTCGTTCCTTGTTCACCTCGAGGAAGTTCGCCCCGGCTTGGGAAAGCTTGATTACAGAACCCTCCTGTGGGAATTGAACAAATTACCGCAGGATGTTCCCATTATGCTGGAGCATCTATCAAGTGAAGAGGAATATATCATAGCGGGAGAGTATGTAAGGGAAATCGCAAGGGAGGTGAATGTGGCTCTCTAAAGTATTTCTCTTCAAGATGAGCGGAATGCGAGTAGGAATAACGCATAAAAAGATAGATTTGGATGCTGGCAGCTGCATTCGTTTCTTAGAGATATTGGACGAAGTAGATAGAATAGAGTTCGGAGTCGAGAAAGCAAAGGAATACGAGGGGAAAGCAGACAAAATTATCTTCGTTGACACCTATCCCTCCGAAGAGCCAAGAGAGGGAGAAGTGGAAATCTTTTCCCAACACCTAATTGAAAAGATTTTAAATGAGGAACAGTTAAAAACGATGCAGGTTTCTTCCTTTGAGCTTCTTACCGAGGCAAAGGGAATTGCAGGATTTGATGAGGAAAGGATGGAGAGATGGAAAGCATTGGTGAGATATGGGGACTTCCATAAAGATACGGGAGAGATGGACATAAAGAGGGCTTTAGGCACCATAAATAGCTTCTTGGACCTCCCAGATAGAGAGGTCTACGAGCGCTGGTTCGTTCCTCTTATGGATAGCTTCCTCTATAAAGATAAAAATTTAGAGAGGGGGCAGAAAATCTTCCGTGAAACAGTATCTGATTTCCTATCTCGCAACCCGGATAGCCTAGCTAAGAACAGTCTGAACAATTGGTTGGAGAACATAAAAGAGCCGGAAAAGCTTGACGCTTTGAGGAATATCTTTCATCTCCTTTGTTATATGGAGGAGGATGTGGGGAGGGAATGGCTATCATTGGTAGTCAAAGCTTTTGAGCGTTCTCAAGAAGACTTCCAAAAAGCGATTAATTCTAAGGAACTATTTGAAACAATAAAAGTTGATTATGGAGGAAGGTTCGTCATAGTTTCCCAAATAACTAATATCAGGAGCTTCCCCTCCGCCTTGAGATATCTCACGAGAACACGCCCGGAATTGCTTCCCGAAGAGCTTATTAAATCCGCTTTAGGTGAAAGAAGACCATATATCATTATCTTGGTTAATCCAGAAACTCTAAATTTTTTTATCTCTTCTGGCATATCTTGGGAATACAGGAATTGGAAGCAAAGACAGGAACAAATCCAAACGGTTCAGAAAATATTCCCGGAACTTGTTAAAGCTATTAGGGCAGAGATTTTATTTAAAAAAGGGATATCAATTAATCATTGGTTGAGTGAGGTCCTTACTGAACGCAAGAAGGAAATGGGGTATCTCTTCAAATTGAAGAATATCTTGAGAAAGAAATATCCTCGCCTTGCTAACATTTTAGGGCGAGAAGCGGTAACGAGGCTGAAGGAAAATAAGGATAATCTACCCCAACCTTGGTTCCTTCTTTCTCAGCCCTGCGACATCGCAATGACAAGACCCTTATTCTTCAACAAAAAGGAATATCCCCAGATTTTCTGGGGAAGCGCTTCTCATCCAGAGCCTCCCGCAGACATCTTTGGTAAAACAGCAGAGGATATAAGAAGAGAACTCGTTGAAATCGCTAAATTGTCAATAGATAACGACTACATTCCTCCCTTTTGCGACCCCAGAAGATGCTTAGGATGTCCAATGGAGCTTTGGTTCCTAAACAAATGCCTATCAAAAAGGGGAATAATAGATTAAATAATTGTTATTTTTCACAAAATTCTTTACAATTTACTTGGAGGTGAAAAGATTGACAGGAGCGGTGGTAATCATCGTTGTCCTGCTGGTGCTTATCTTCATCGTATGGCCAATAGCCATTTACAACAGCCTGGTTAGGAAGCGGGTTAGGGTTGACAACGCCTGGCGCCAAATAGATGTTCAGCTGAAGAGAAGACACGACCTCATCCCCAACCTCGTTGAATCGGCTAAGGGCTATATGAAATATGAGAGGGGGACCTTGGAGAAGGTAATGGAGGCGAGGAGCAGAGCGGTTAGAGCAGGAGGAATAGAGGAAGCGGGACAAGCAGAAGGAGAACTCAGCAGGATACTCCGCCAGCTCTTTGCCCTCGTGGAAAACTATCCCGAACTGAAGGCAAACGAGCAGGTGGCGAGGCTGATGGAGGAACTGACCCATACCGAGAACAATATCGCCTTCGCCCGCCAATTCTATAACGATATGGTTATGGATTACAACACATCGCTACAGGTCTTCCCCAATTCTATAATAGCCAGCCTCTTCAACTTTCAACCCAAACCTTTCTTCCGAATGGAGGTAGAGGAAGAAGCGCAACCGCCAAGCGTAGATTTGAGAATCTGAATTTCGGGGGATGAGTGTCACCTTTTATAGCATAGCGGAGGCTAATAGCAGGAAAACCTTTTTCCTAATCTTCTTCTTCTTCATCCTGCTCGGGCTCATCGGATTCCTCGTTGATTATTTCTACCTGCACTTTCCCCGTAAATTTTCCTTTCCTCTCTTCACATCCATAGCCATTTTCATCGCCACGATTCAGAGCATAGTATCCTATTATCAGGGAGATAACATCATCCTTCGCTCCTTGGGGGCGCGCGGTTTGAACCTGGAAAGCATAAAAGAGATGACCCTCCTGAATGTAGTTGAGGAGATGTCAATTGCTGCGGGCATTCCTCGCCCAAGGGTTTATGTAATTGATAGCGACGCTCCCAACGCTTGCGCTGTTGGAAGAGACCCACAACACGCTTCCATATGTGTCACTAGCTCCCTTCTGGATTTATTAAATAGAGAGGAATTACAGGGAGTCATAGGGCATGAGATAGCACATATAAAAAACAGAGACATCCTCACGATGACGATTACAGCAGCTCTTCTGGGAGCGATAATAATCCTCTGTGAAATCGGCTGGCGTCTTCAATACATGAGGGGATATGAAGGAGAAGAAGGAGAAGGAGTAGGTAATAGGGCGGGTTGTTTGTTTTTCATACTCTTTCTCTTTTTTCTAATAGTCGCTCCCATAATAGCCAAACTGGTTTTCCTCGCGGTATCCCGTAGTAGGGAATATATAGCGGATGCACATAGCGCTATGTTCACGAGAAATCCCCTTGGTTTAGCAAGCGCCTTGGAGAAGATAGCTAAGGCGCCAGCGGGGAAATTGGGGAGCGCTGCTACGGCTCATCTCTTCATAGCTGACCCTCTGAAGAGGGCGATAGGGGAATCGGAAGGATTCTGGGCTGACCTATGGAGCACCCATCCACCTATTCAGAAGAGGATAGAACTATTGAAGCAGATGGCAGTATAAAATTTAGGGGGCGACACCTTGCGGTATCGCCCCCAGACCATCAATAGATGGAGGCAGCGCAAGCCCTTATAGTTCCGCCTCTGCTGTATTCTCTAATCTGGTTCCATTGATACCACTTCGCATGCCCATCGGCGAATATCAACACTGCTCCATCGGTATGCCTGCTATACTTCTTCGCTGCCGCTTCCATATCTACTACCGTGGGTGGGCACCCGCAGGTGAACTCCGGCGAGGAACCTCCCCACATATTAGCTAAGATAACATTTGTGAGAAGCCCCCATATGTCCGTAAGCCACTGATGAGGCTGTATGAAATTCTGCAGACAATCCGCGACAACGAGTGTTTCCGCGGGAGCTTGCATCGCAGATAGGCTGCCAATAGGTTTATCGTGAATAGGACAACCAGGTGAGGAAGCAGAACCGGGCGGATACATAACCGAAACATTGTATCCATAATTATTTATGAACCCGGGCTCCGGCTGCCTCGGCCAACAATTGGAGTTCCACTCGCTTTGTCCAGCGCTGGGGCACTCGTATATCTTCCAGTTCTTCACATAGGGACCTATCTGCTCCCACCAGGTAAGGGCGGAAGGAGAGCCGCCATGACAGGGAGTTAGCCAGCTTGGGAGCTTCTCGTCCCAATCCTGGGCGTACATCTGGATTGCCAAGCCTATCTGCTTCGCATGGCTTAAGCAGGCGGACTTGCGTGCTTGCTCTCTCGCCCGGCTGAAAACCGGGAAGAGAATTGCCGCCAAGATAGCGATAATCGCTATCACGACGAGCAATTCTATCAGGGTAAAGCCACGCTTTCTCATTCCGTTTCACCTCCTTTCTTTTTGGTTTTCTTTTGGTCTATCGGTTGAAGCACCGATTACAAGCCTAATAGGCAATCGCTTGTTAATTGGTCCCATTATCTTCCCTTTCAAGAGATTAAGTAAAACGGAGGCGCTAAGCAAACCCAATTTGTAGAAAGACCATTCCACTGTGGTGATTGAGATTTCCCTTGGGAAATTCTCCATAAACCTATCAAAAGCGACGAATGATATATCTTTAGGAACCTCTAAACCAACCGCTTTTATCGCCTCTAAAGCCCCTCTCGCGCATACGCCAGCGCTCACAAATACAGCAGTGGGCGGTTCAGCAGCTGACAAAAGCCTCATCATAGCCTCATATCCTCCTTCATCTCCAATCTCCGCTACTTTAACCCACTCGCTCCTCGGGTCTATACCATATTCCTTCAATGCTTTCAAATAACCAAGATATCTTTCCCGAACGAAGCTCTGTTCCTGAGATATCGTAATTAGACCAATCCTTCTATGACCAAGGCTTAAGAGATATTTCGTGGCAAGATAGCCACCCCTTTCATTGTTTACATCTACAGTGCTCCCCTTAAATTTCGGATGATTTCCCACAAGTATTACAGGAACATCCATTTCGTTCCATTTTTCCACTTCCTCGTCATCAGCCCTCACTGGACCAATAGCTATAATGCCATCAACCCTTCCCTTCAGGTCATTTATGGAAGGGAAGAAGCCCAAACGCTTACCCTTCCCCGATTTAAGGAATATGTTGTAGCCGGACCTGCTCAATTTATCCCAGACCGCTGCTACAATTTGGGAGGCTGATGGGTCGCGCAGAAAAAGATGGGGCGGATAAGAGAATATGATTCCCACGCTGTAAGTCTTCCCCTTAGCCAATCCCCTGGCCAGCGGATGAGGATGATAGCCAAGTTCCTTGGCTATCTTGATTATTTTACGCCGTAACTCCTCACCAACCCTCACATTGGTCCTGCTATTGTTCAGGACCTTAGAGACAACCGCTATTGAAACGCCAGCTTCTTCGGCTATATCCTTTAATCTTGCCATTGATTAATCGCTTAATCATTATAGCATATAGGAAGAATAAGTCAATATTTTAAATCGAAACTTTTTCGCTTTCGCTACCTCTTTTTATAAAAAATCATAAGCGAACCCGGAGCTTGCTCTATCGTGAGCGTTATCCCTCCCATCAATAGCTCCCCTACTGAAAATCAAAGCTACTCCTCCCTTAAATCCTCTCTACGGAATTGAACGGAAAATCTGTTAATGTCCTCATCCCGATATTATAAGTAGGCGAGGATAATCAACGGCATATATTTCAACAGCCAGTTCCTTTCCCTTCTTTATAACCTTTAAGGGGATATCCTTCCCCAAAAGAGGGTCATAGTAACGAACGCTTTTTATCGGTTTCCCGAACCCCTTGATGTTTAACTTGTATTTCTCCCCACTGAAAGTTTTCGTCACATCATAGCTCATCACATATACTGCTATCACATATTTCCCCCCATTCACTTGAAAGGGGAGGAAAGCGAATACATCTCCATCCTTGAGGGATGGATGGTTAGCATCGCCCTCAAAAATGACTCCCTGCTTCCCTATCCCCACAACATCAACATCCAATTTATCTGTCTTCTCTAAGGGAACGCTTCCCTTGAATTGAGAGAGTAAGTTCCTCACCGCTTTCATAGGGAGCGTAGCAACTTTATTAAACTCCGCATCCTTTGGTAATTTGGGAAGCTCGGAAGGGAGAAGCCCCATTCCCAGTGGATTCTGGTCGTAGGCACAGAAGTAGTGCATTACATCTATTCCCTTGTTCAACCAGAGACAAAAAGAGCGGAGAGCCGTCTTCGCCTTAAGAAGCCAAGCTCCTTTTTCGTCATTAATTCCACACTCTGGCGGAACGACGCCGTGCTCCGTTATATAATGATAAAATCTCT from the bacterium genome contains:
- a CDS encoding M48 family metalloprotease; protein product: MITIAGISTKDIVSGLLVLFLLFGKVGGKSLLSISTEQEVELGKEVSVEVEKRYGVNQDPKFNDPVQEIGKKIAEVAPRKDVKYEFKVLNTDEVNAMAAPGGFIFVNKGLIEYINFDKDALAFAIGHEVGHVVAKHAAKMIERELKTDIAIAVISKNERWSKMLSLARDMVFLGYGRDNEYEADYWGVQLAYKAGYDPKGAVRFFQKLLKDEKGKPSKLAVFFSTHPPTRDRLERVEAQIRRLEQNAHN
- a CDS encoding LacI family DNA-binding transcriptional regulator, yielding MPTIKDVAKKAGVSVTAVSFVINNVPVPLSEKTKQRIWAAIKELGYSPNRAAQSLARRRAETIAILFLQPVLNLFADIPYSQILLGVGTKIAESGMRLLLIPPLEVSRDLPLRRKLHKGEADGAIVAGPIKQDDKRIRELDEGDLPAVVIGNYKDAKKISCVDIDNYAVGYKAVDYLAKIGHKSIAFLGGPLYYSYGEERFAGYRKALEENNLPYDEENVFIGEVTTEEGYRATLELLQRKEKPTAIFASTGLMGVGALRAIRDTGLNLPDDISLITLQEYPSSLMEIQPTAIVPPFYRLGLYAAMVLFKVINGERKTPIKKRIPVRLRIGSTTKPL
- a CDS encoding aminotransferase class III-fold pyridoxal phosphate-dependent enzyme, which codes for MDVAREDLEEIFSLYKRHINPYLADLLRFAGFDKLEWEAEGCIIKDSEGNEYIDCLGGYGVFSLGHRHPKVLEAVERQLHLMPLSSKVFINPLQARLGERLSEITPGDLQCVFFSNSGTEAVEAGLKFARMYTGRKKFVSALGSFHGKTFGSLSVSGRDIYKKPFEPLLPICEQVPFGDAEALEKAVDEETAAVILEPIQGEGGVNVPPDDFLPRVRKICDERGALLILDEVQTGLGRCGKMFACELWGVVPDIMCLAKALGGGVMPIGATIARSQIWKIFQDNPLIHSSTFGGNPLACSAALAALEVIEEEKLPQRAEELGNYLLRELQTIKDRFPQLIKDVRGKGLLLGVEFSDEDIGLLTITFLLKRGVLVAYALNNPKVMRIEPPLIISEDLLSRVVEAISDSLADVGKVLLGG
- the trxB gene encoding thioredoxin-disulfide reductase — its product is MEDDIYDVAIIGAGPAGLTSAIYTARERLKTLVLEKAMSGGLPATTEMVENYPGFPEGIGGVELMRRFKEQAEKFGAEIKEFSEVKRIEQEGKIFKLTTDFGTFRSHTVIIASGSVPKKLNVPGEDKFMGRGVSYCAICDGPFYQGKDVAVIGCGNSGLQEGETLLKYVNSITFVEFLPYIPAEKILQERLKNEPKAKFLLNHTVKAINGDEFVQSITVIDRESREEKEIKVDGVFIYVGFLPNTQFLRGFVELDKNGYIITDEAMRTSREGVYAVGDVRSKKVRQISVACGEGTIAAIAVRDYLREGR
- a CDS encoding sugar phosphate isomerase/epimerase — encoded protein: MRLGGPVFGDYSEPEEWINLLRKYGYRAGYCPVDSSANDEVVRAYEEIARKSDIVIAEVGAWSNPLSSNEEERRSAIEFCKRQLDLADRIGALCCVNIAGSRGRKWDGPCEDDFKGETFQMIVDTIREIIDDVKPIRAFYTLETMPWMYPDSPDEYIRLLKAIDRKQFAVHLDIVNMINSPRRYFFNSDFIKECVEKLGPYIKSCHIKDVILKESFLVHLEEVRPGLGKLDYRTLLWELNKLPQDVPIMLEHLSSEEEYIIAGEYVREIAREVNVAL
- a CDS encoding LemA family protein yields the protein MVIIVVLLVLIFIVWPIAIYNSLVRKRVRVDNAWRQIDVQLKRRHDLIPNLVESAKGYMKYERGTLEKVMEARSRAVRAGGIEEAGQAEGELSRILRQLFALVENYPELKANEQVARLMEELTHTENNIAFARQFYNDMVMDYNTSLQVFPNSIIASLFNFQPKPFFRMEVEEEAQPPSVDLRI